The Larimichthys crocea isolate SSNF chromosome X, L_crocea_2.0, whole genome shotgun sequence genome segment TAGGACTGCTTCATTAAAATGCAATTTCTCATacattcttattttcttttattcattttctttttatttcttatttcttttatttatttgtcttagTGGACCGGAAGCGAGAGCTAGATGAGGCTCTAGTGAACATGGTGGTGAAAGACTCACAGCCTTTTTCCATCGTGGATGACTGTGATTTGTGGCATTGCTGGATCCCACATATACTCTTCCATCCAGACAGGCTCTAAAGAACATGGTGGTCCACAGATATGAGGAGGACAAGACCAAGGCCAAAGCGGTCGTTCAAAGAGTAGAGGCTGTGAGCCTGACTGCTGATATGTGGACCTCCATTAATATGGACGCATATCTTGCAGTGACCGGCCATTATGTGGATGACTCTGTGAGACTGGCCACAGTGCTTTTGGGTGTGCTGCCTTTCCTGAAGCTCATACAGCTAGTAACATCACTGCTGCAACAAGGTCACTCATGGAACAATGGGGCATTGAAGGCAAAGTAACTTCAATTGTGACAGATGCTGGAGCTAATATGGTTTCCTCTGTCAGGAGTTTGAATTTAAGGCACGCTCTTTGCTTTGCACACTCATTAAATTTAGTGGTGAAGAAGTCCCTTGACGCAACTCCTGGTGTAGATGACATACGCACAAGGGCACGTAAAGTAGtcactttctttaaaacaaGCACAACAGCCAAAGAGAAGCTCAGAGAAGTCCAGGAGCATTTCAATCGGCCAGTGAAGAAGCTTATTCAGGAGGTGGACACACGCTGGAACAGCACGTTCCTGATGCTTCAACGCCTTTTTGAAGAGAGACAGTCAGTGGGGGCAGCTCTTGCAATGCTGAAAACAGATGTGAGACCTCTGTCATCCGAGGACTATGACACCACTGCTGCGTGCCTGCAATTGCTTGCCCCCTTTTACCAGGCAACAATAGAACTCTCTGAGGAGAAAAGAGTTTCAGGGTCAAAAGTCATCCcaatgacaaaaatgttaatgctgtaCTTGTATGACACAATGGGAAAAATAAGCCAGAGCACAGCCAAACTACTGGGACAGAACTTGGTGTCAGCTATGCAAAACAGGTTTGACACTTTGGAAAGCCAAACTGCAATGACCCTTTCGACTCTGCTGGATCCCAGATTCAAAGCTATTGGATTTTACAATCAGGTACAGGCGCAGGCATCAATAAAACGGCTGACGGCACAGTGCTCACAACGGATCAGGTACACCACacctgacacactgacagaagaGCCCTCCACATCAGCTCAACCAGCCACAGGAAATGTTGAACATCAACCATCCATGGGTAATGTTAGAGACAGTCAATTgataaaatcatgtaaaaaacGATGCAAATTGAAACCTTTCAGTACTGATTACTGTCATGTCGATGCAAATTGAAACCTTTCAGTACTGATTACTGTCATGTCTGTATTTCAGATACAAACCTGGACAGGGATGCATCTGAAGCGAGAAGGGCAAGAAATGCTACAGCGGATGCTACAGTAGAGGTGCAACGCTACATGACTGATCTGCCGCTTCAAAGATCAGCAGACCCACTGACATACTGGCAGAACCATCAAAATGTCTACCCTCACCTCTTTAAActggcaaaacattttttatgtacaCCAGCCTCATCAGTTCCTTGTGAGCGAGTGTTTTCAAAATTTGGAGAAATtgtcagcaaaaaaagaaaccgaCTCACtccaaaaactgttgaaaaaataatgtatctCAATAAAAATCTTTGACTGCCTCCCATCCTACATAATCACCTTCTGCCATAGTTACACAAGCACACCTATGTCATAGGTTTACCACCTAAACCTGTTATATTTTCCTATCACTTTCCtcaataacacaatacacacattcatcgtctcattgatctttatttgtgaataggACATAATAaccagtgtgcgtgtgtgtaatttaaaaacttCCTGTCCACCAACTAGCCTAATTTGACTGCAGCCTGGCACTTTGCCAGGAGAGGTCCCCATTACTGAAGCTTCGAGTAATGAACCCATTTTCGAAACAATTGGCTTCAGTGCTTCACAAAATCTTCATTTACCCATCACTACTACCAGGTACTTGTCTTTCTTCATGAGTAAGGATATCAGAGCACACTGACATCTCTTGAAAAACTTCCTTTGTCTATAGATGTCATTATCATGTCTAGAAGTAACAGACTAATTGTGCTTAGTCCGTTACTTCTAGACGTGATTCTACATATGCCTCTGGAGGTATTCCATCAAACCCTGGagatttgtttctttgcatGTCGAGAGCTGCTGCTTTAAGTTCTTCCAGTGAAATGGGTGCGTCTAGATGCGCTGAGTCAGCCACTGCCAAATGTGGTAGATCTAATTGGCCAAGGAAGTTCTGACACTTATCTCTATCCAACTGTATCTCAGACTGGTATAAATTAGAATGATATGTGCGAAAGGTCTCATTCATCTGCTTAGGATCAGTCAGAATTTAGCCTGTTGTTGACCTGATAGAAGGAATGTCAGCAAAGTACTCGTTGTTCCTTATTTTGGGGGCGAGAAGAtggctttgtttatgtgtgatgagCAAACATCTTTTGTTACAGATTGTGCTGATTATTCCTGAAAGTTTACAACATTTACTGATGATATTAAACGCACTAGTTTTCATTCAAATACCATCAACTGAAAGCGGAACATTATAACTCTGCACATCCACCGTCGGaacttaacagtgtgacatccagcggaagtaaacaaacactacagctgTTAGCAGCGTTAGCTCTGTGCACGTGACGTTATTGAATGAAGTGAAGACGGTATTGTAGCGGTGACAcagttaattatttcatttgtaattaAGCAACAATGTCTTCAGTTGAGTGTTTGAGAGAGTTTGTCAACGAGCGactaaatgctgctgctgaagaaatatttggagtttttcaaaaaactatCGTCGAGTACGAAGAAGAGATCTCTCGTCAGCGCAAACTGCTGGATATCGTTtggaaacctgaaataaagttacacaggaTAGGTGTGTAAAACTTTTACTggttaatcatttataatcatAGTTGTTAGATTCATCAGTAACGTTACTGCTGCTAATTTACTCgcatgtctgcatttcctcttcaccatcacagtAGTATCATATTCCTCTTGttctctgtccctccagatctccaacagcaacatgtctgtaaggaggaagaggaggaggttctcactgaccagcagctctgtaaccaggagaggagctccagtctggaccaagaggacccagagcctctacagattaaagaggaacaggaggagctctgcaccagtcaggagggagaggagcttCTGCTGAAGGTGGAGGTTAATACCTTTGTGGTGACTCCTACTGATGAGGAAAGGGACCACAGTAAACCAGAACCTGAAAGCGACCACCAGCTGCCGTTGAACAACTTTTATGCAGCTGAGAGCCAAGATCAGAAAGGATACAAGCATGAAGACTCTACTAGAGATGTagagtcagaacaaaacaatcaacaatatGGAAACAAAAGTCACAGTAACATCGTCTACAACCCTAACTTGTCAGGGGCTGACAGTAATATTCACAAacagtcttttaaatgtaacacttgTGGAAAGGATTTTAAGTATAAGTCACGTTTTCTGAGACACATGAgaatacacacaggtgagaagccgtacctTTGCAAAACCTGTGGGAAAACATTCAGTGAAGTGTCAGCATTGAAAAAGCATCAGagaagacacacaggtgagaagccgtatgTTTGcacatgtgggaaagctttcatCCAGGGATATTATTTGAAAGTACACAGACGgatccacacaggtgagaggccGTACTTTTGCAAAACCTGTGGGAAAGGATTCATTACACATGACAGACTGAAAATGCATGAGAgaatccacacaggtgagaagccgtatgtttgcacaacatgtgggaaagctttcagacagaagaggacctTGACAATCCATATTAGACACATCCACACAGGTGAGTAGCTGTACACCTGCAACATGTGTGAGAAAACATATTGCCAAACATCTGACTTGAAAAagcacataaaaatacatacaggtCAATAGCTGTTAACTTGCAAATCATGCAGCTTTCACACATAGTGGTTACTTTACAGTCCATGGGAAGAGCCAACACTGGTGAGAGACCTTTGCAATGTTTGGTAAAACGTAAAAGTCTCAGGCAAGAAGCTTTGTATTTGCAAAACATGTGGGAGACTATTCATTTCCAGTGGTTCATGGTCACAACAGAagaactcactgactgactgactgtatgaCCGTATGAGAAGTCCTATTGTATAtaaatgtgtcttatttttgctgtttataCTGGACACTACTTCACTGTGCGGTTTATAAGGAATTAGCAAAACTGAATTATCAGAATttgtgaaagttttttttttatacattaatgtgatgtttgtatcacaggacatacagagacatacagaaataaatatttacgTCTAAATGTTGGTGACTTTTTTTGGAGCACTGCAATATACAGCTCTGTGATCAACACTTTTTGCTAAAGTTCTGATGTGTCACGATACAGAAAGAATGGAttaacaaaatgacatttaaaattgGGGTTAGAGagttatataataaacaatCCTCTTTACTTATTTCACTGTCTCTTCTGATTGAAAATAgatgtattcatttaaaagcTGTTGGTCCATTGAAACTGAATAGCGGACTGTATCttcaacaagagaaaaagaaaatagctgtCTGCTCGTAAtgcttgtttatgtgtgatAGCAAACATCTTTTGTTACAGATTGTGCTGATTATTCCTGAAATTTACAACTTTTATTGACGATATTAACGCACTAGTTTTCAATCAAATACCATCAGCTGAAAGCGGAACATAATAACTCTGCACATCCACCGTCGGAACTTAACAGTGTGACAACCAGCGGaagtaaacacacaacagctgTTAGCAGCGTGAGCTCTGTGCACGTGACGTTATTGAATGAAGTGAAGACGGTATTGTAGCGGTGACAcagtttaattatttcatttgtaataaAGCAACAATGTCTTCAGTTGAGTGTTTGAGAGAGTTTGTCAACGAGCGactaatgctgctgctgaagaaatatttggagttttttCAAAAAACTATCGTCGAGTACGAAGAGGATCTCTCGTCAGCGCAAACTGCTGGATGTTCGTTtggaaacctgaaataaagtaGTTACACAGGATAGTGcattaaaatgctataaaaagaggtgtgtctcatacaccGGCAGGTTTAATCTCCTGTGTCTACATTGATGCTGACAcaaataggtcacatgacctggtagctattgagcttcaaagctcctatgcacattatgaaatatattaaaaatataaacaaaaaaaatatgacatgcGTTAAATGAGGgtgtgtgtctcatacagcatgtgtaatctactgttctacactGATTGAGCCAATAGGTCATATGACTGGAGCTATTTGAGCTTTAAAGCTCCTTTTgcattatgaaatgtattaaaattcataaaaaaatagacGTGTTAAaagctataaaaagaggtgtgtctcatacatcAGGTGTAAATCTCCTGTTCTTCATTGATTCTGAGCAAATACATGCTATCGAGTGGTAGACATTATTTCTTAGAAATGAACAATACAGaacaaagaataataataacaaaacagcaTACACCAGCCCTCTGGTCttattttcctgtttaaagTATGTATTTTGTGAAACATTGTTTAACAAGCAATCAACAACTCAGAACAAGAAGgtacacaatatatattttttatgtgtaaagGACGCCAATTTCCAGTCGCCTGCCCTTGCTTTTAGCAGCTTGTTTCCTCCAGATCCAGGCACTCTCATGATACCCCCACCAAATCACTTTATCACTTACCATATCCACGTAATATTATTTactgtcttggtcttgtcctTATGAGTAACATAGGGATAATATTTTTCTCTAATCAATTAATAGTCTGCATGTTTGTCTGCAAATCTTTTGCTTTCATGTTGCACTTTATAAATGcaagt includes the following:
- the LOC104932558 gene encoding zinc finger protein 568-like; the protein is MSSVECLREFVNERLNAAAEEIFGVFQKTIVEYEEEISRQRKLLDIVWKPEIKLHRIDLQQQHVCKEEEEEVLTDQQLCNQERSSSLDQEDPEPLQIKEEQEELCTSQEGEELLLKVEVNTFVVTPTDEERDHSKPEPESDHQLPLNNFYAAESQDQKGYKHEDSTRDVESEQNNQQYGNKSHSNIVYNPNLSGADSNIHKQSFKCNTCGKDFKYKSRFLRHMRIHTGEKPYLCKTCGKTFSEVSALKKHQRRHTGEKPYVCTCGKAFIQGYYLKVHRRIHTGERPYFCKTCGKGFITHDRLKMHERIHTGEKPYVCTTCGKAFRQKRTLTIHIRHIHTGE